The Haloferax volcanii DS2 DNA segment GTCTCGGATCGCTGTGGGGCGTTCGCGTCCGCATTCGCGTCCGCCCAGTCGCTGACGGTCATCGACTCCTCGTCGGTCGAGTCGGGATAGGACTGCTGCTGTGCGCGGTCTCGGACGGCGTCGGCCGCCGAAGAGCTCAGGTCCCGCGTTCCGGCGCCGCCCGTCGACGGCGTGTCGTCGCTTGCGCTCGCGGGAGCGCTCCCGCTCGACGCGGGCTTGAACTGAAACTTGTTGCCGCCGCAGTTCGGGCACCCCGAGAGCATCTCCTTCGAACCGTCGGGGAACACCTTACCGCACGTGGTGCATTGATGTGGCATTGGTGGATGTTGGCGCCGGATGACGCGTGAGGGCGTTCGTGGGGCCCCCTACTTTCGCGAGACGAGCGCGCTGATGAGATTCTCGTCCTTGTGAAGCGTCTGAATCTGGTTCGCGGGACCGATGACCGTGAGCTTCTGGGTCGACTGTCGGCCCATGAGCCGGTCGAGGAAGCTCTGGTCTGCGGTCTGCGAACGCGGATACGTCTCGATTTCGATACCGTTGAACTCGTCGGGGCTTATCTCGGCCATCGTGACTTCGATAAGCTTCGACTCCTCGTCGGGCGAGAGGCCTTCCTCCAGGATGACGATGTTCCCGTCACGGACGCCGTCGAGGATGAGTCGAATCTTCTCCATGCTGGTGAGGTTTGCCATCCGATTCCCGCTGAAGAGGTCTATCTGGACCCCGTCGGAGCCGTTGTCGGAGGCGGTTGCTTCAGGCATGGTGGATCACGCGAAGTACTTCGCGATTTTGGCGTACACTTCGTCCATGTTCTCCCCTTCGAGCGCTGACAACTCGACTGTTTCGTGCTGTGGGTACGCGTTCGCGATGCGCTCGACGTTCGAGTCTTCGAGGTCGATCTTGTTCGCGAAGATGAGCACGGGCAGGTCCTGGCTCTCGATGATACCGATGAGCATCGTGTTGACCTGCGATATCGGGTCCTTCGTGCTGTCGAGCACGTAGATGACGCCGTCGACGTCCTCGCGGAGCCAGTGCATGGCCTCGGCGACGCCCTCGGTCGCCTCGCGGGACCGGCGAACGGCGTCGTCTTTCTCCATGTCGTGTTCGAGGAACTCCTTGTAATCGACCTTCGTCGTAACCCCCGGGGTGTCGACGATGTCGATAGTGACTTTCTTGCCGTTCCGCTCGATTTCGACGTTCTCTTTCCGCCTGGCGCGGCGAGTCTCGTGAGGGATGTGGCTCTCGGGACCGACGGCGTCACCGGTCCAATCACGGGCGATACGATTTGCGAGAGTCGTCTTCCCG contains these protein-coding regions:
- a CDS encoding DUF2073 domain-containing protein, yielding MPEATASDNGSDGVQIDLFSGNRMANLTSMEKIRLILDGVRDGNIVILEEGLSPDEESKLIEVTMAEISPDEFNGIEIETYPRSQTADQSFLDRLMGRQSTQKLTVIGPANQIQTLHKDENLISALVSRK
- a CDS encoding Era-like GTP-binding protein, whose amino-acid sequence is MGLLTDLRDSISRVVDRLFSESEPKRIGIYGPPNAGKTTLANRIARDWTGDAVGPESHIPHETRRARRKENVEIERNGKKVTIDIVDTPGVTTKVDYKEFLEHDMEKDDAVRRSREATEGVAEAMHWLREDVDGVIYVLDSTKDPISQVNTMLIGIIESQDLPVLIFANKIDLEDSNVERIANAYPQHETVELSALEGENMDEVYAKIAKYFA